Below is a genomic region from Streptomyces ferrugineus.
AGGGCGAGCTGCCGCCGGATGCCCGCCGCCTCGTGCAGCCGGCCTCGCAGGCCAAGCCCGTCGTGGTGCAGACACCCGAGGCGCACAAGATCGTGATGAGCGACCCGGCGGGCCCCGATCAGGGGATCCTGCTGCAGGCCCAGGGCGGGGCGTACATCCGCATCACCAAGGAAACCATCGTGATCTCCAACGGCCTCGGCGCGGAGGTCATCCTGCGCGGAAACCAAGTGGACGTGAACGAGGGCCAGTTGACCATCGCGTCCAAGCGATAGGAACGGGGGAAGGAAGAACGTGTCCGGGACATCCGGGATTCTGCTCGACGCCGACACCGTGATCGGCTGCCCGCACGGCGGCCGCGTCACCGCCGCCACCTCACCGTCCGGCGGTGTGAGCATCACGGGCGCCGCCGTCGCCACAGCCGCCCACAGCTACGTCGTCACCGGCTGCCCGCACACCGTCGACGGCGTGCCCGCGCCGTGCGTGACGGTCCGTTGGACCGCCGACGGCACCGGCATCACCGTCGACGGCGCGCCGGTGCTGCTCGACACCTCCGCGGCCGAGTGCTTCTCCGCGGCCTTCGTGCCGCAGGGCCCGCCCGTCGTCCAGGCCGCGCAGCGAAAGGTCACCGTCCGATGAGCCGCCACACCAGCAGCCGCCCCCGCGGCGACATCGCCTTCCCCTTGCACGCCGACCGCCGGGGCCGTACCGCGCACGCCACCCGTGGCGAGCACGTCCACGACCTCATCGAGCAACTGCTGTTCACCAGCCCCGGCGAACGCGTGATGCGCCCCGACTTCGGCTGCGGTCTCCTCGACCTGGTCTTCGCCCCGACCAGCCCCGAGCTGGTCAGCACCCTCGAACTCTCCGTCCAGGCCTCGCTCCAGCGCTGGCTCGGCGACCTCATCGACGTGGAGGCCCTCGACGTGGTCAGCGAGGACAACGTCGTCCGTGTGCAGCTGTCGTATGTCGTGCGCGCCGACGGCGCCCGCCGCGACGACGTCTTCGAAGGGAGGGCCGCGGCATGACCGGCACGACCGTCACCTCCCGCCGCGCCAAGGTCCGCGCCGCACAGCTGGGCGGTGTCGACTCCGTGGAGGTCAGCGACGACGGACTGCTGCTCACCGTCAGCTTCCTCGGCAAGGCCCCGCACGGCCTCGGCCCCGAGAACGTCCGCGTCGACGGCGGCCGGCGCATCACCGGCATCACCGCCGTGGACGTCAGCGTGGAGCGCGAGGAGGACCCCGAACTCGACGACCGGCTCTACGTCACCCTCGACCGGGCCGGCGACACCTCCCGCTACCGGCTCTCCCTGGTCGAGACCGACCCGTACGGCCGGCCCGGCACCGAGCCCTACCGCGGCTTCGACCAGCGCTACCACAGCGCCACCTTCGTCTTCCGGCCCGACTGCCCGACGCCCTTCGACTGCAAGGAGGACGAGCGGGCCGGCACGGACTTCCCGGCCGCCCCCGTCATCGACTACACCGCGCGCGACTACGACACCATCCGCAAGCTGCTCCTCGACCGGCTCGCGCTCACCAC
It encodes:
- a CDS encoding GPW/gp25 family protein — encoded protein: MSRHTSSRPRGDIAFPLHADRRGRTAHATRGEHVHDLIEQLLFTSPGERVMRPDFGCGLLDLVFAPTSPELVSTLELSVQASLQRWLGDLIDVEALDVVSEDNVVRVQLSYVVRADGARRDDVFEGRAAA
- a CDS encoding phage baseplate assembly protein V: MAAPSNRYLGKFRGRVVDNNDPLHIGRITVEVPDVLGDEPSTWALPCLPFTGPQAGQFVVPAPGAGVWVEFEQGDPSFPVWTGCWYGEEGELPPDARRLVQPASQAKPVVVQTPEAHKIVMSDPAGPDQGILLQAQGGAYIRITKETIVISNGLGAEVILRGNQVDVNEGQLTIASKR